From the genome of Mycobacterium dioxanotrophicus, one region includes:
- the argC gene encoding N-acetyl-gamma-glutamyl-phosphate reductase, whose protein sequence is MQNRCMTSVAVAGASGYAGGEILRLLLGHPAYADGRLTIGALTAAASAGTTLAEHHPHLLPLASRVLEATDVDVLAGHDVVFLGLPHGHSAALAEQLGPDTLIIDCGADFRLTDAAAWEKFYGSAHAGSWPYGLPELPGAREKLRGTKRVAVPGCYPTAALLALLPAVAADLVDPAVTVVAVSGASGAGKSAKVDLLGSEIIGSARAYNIAGKHRHTPEIAQGLRAVTDKDVTVSFTPVLIPTARGILATCTARTTASESEIRAAYEKAYGAEPFIHLLPEGQLPKTGSVIGSNAAQLAVAVDAEAQTLVAVAAIDNLTKGTGGAAVQSMNLALGWPETEGLSIVGVAP, encoded by the coding sequence ATGCAGAATCGCTGCATGACGTCTGTAGCGGTGGCAGGCGCCAGCGGCTACGCCGGTGGCGAGATCCTGCGATTACTCCTCGGCCATCCCGCGTATGCCGACGGGCGCTTGACCATCGGCGCGCTGACCGCCGCGGCAAGTGCCGGAACCACGCTGGCCGAACATCACCCGCACCTGCTGCCGTTGGCATCGCGGGTGCTCGAAGCCACCGACGTTGATGTGCTGGCCGGCCACGACGTGGTCTTTCTCGGCTTGCCGCATGGACATTCGGCTGCCTTGGCCGAACAGCTCGGCCCCGACACGCTGATCATCGACTGCGGAGCGGACTTCCGGCTCACCGACGCTGCCGCATGGGAGAAGTTCTACGGATCGGCCCACGCCGGAAGCTGGCCCTACGGGCTGCCCGAACTGCCGGGCGCCCGGGAGAAGCTGCGCGGCACCAAGCGCGTCGCGGTACCGGGCTGCTATCCGACCGCCGCGCTGCTGGCCCTGCTGCCCGCCGTGGCTGCCGACCTGGTCGACCCCGCAGTGACGGTCGTCGCGGTCAGCGGCGCCTCGGGGGCCGGCAAATCGGCGAAGGTCGACCTGCTCGGCTCCGAGATCATCGGGTCGGCGCGGGCCTACAACATCGCGGGCAAGCACCGGCACACCCCCGAGATCGCCCAGGGACTGCGGGCGGTGACCGACAAGGACGTGACCGTCTCGTTCACCCCGGTGTTGATCCCGACCGCACGGGGCATCCTGGCGACCTGTACCGCGCGGACCACCGCGTCGGAATCCGAGATCCGGGCCGCCTACGAAAAGGCCTACGGCGCTGAGCCTTTCATTCACCTTCTGCCCGAAGGCCAGCTGCCCAAGACCGGCTCGGTGATCGGCAGCAACGCCGCCCAGTTGGCCGTGGCCGTGGATGCCGAGGCGCAGACGCTCGTCGCCGTCGCCGCCATCGACAACCTGACCAAGGGCACCGGCGGCGCGGCCGTGCAGTCGATGAACCTGGCGTTGGGTTGGCCGGAGACCGAAGGACTATCGATCGTGGGAGTGGCACCGTGA
- the argJ gene encoding bifunctional glutamate N-acetyltransferase/amino-acid acetyltransferase ArgJ, whose protein sequence is MTTETKLVRTQGVTAAAGFRAAGIAAGIKASGAPDLALVFNEGPDYAAAGVFTSNQIKAAPVLWSQQVLTTGRLRAVILNSGGANACTGAPGFQDAHATAEGVAAALSDWGTETGAIEVAVCSTGLIGDRLPMDKVLAGVTEIVHELAGGLTGGEDAARAIMTTDTVPKQVALHHSVASGENWVLGGMAKGAGMMAPSLATMLVVLTTDAVASADALNSALRRASTLTFDRLDIDGSCSTNDTVLLLASGASEIQPSQSDLDDAVLRVCEDLCTQLQADAEGVTKRVVITVTGAVSEQEAVVAARAIARDSLVKTALFGSDPNWGRVLAAVGIAPVTLDPQRISVSFNGSPVCIDGAGAPGAREVDLSGEDIAVVVDLAVGDASASVRTTDLSHAYVEENSAYSS, encoded by the coding sequence ATGACCACCGAAACCAAACTGGTTCGCACCCAGGGCGTTACCGCGGCAGCCGGCTTCCGCGCCGCCGGAATCGCCGCGGGCATCAAAGCGTCCGGCGCGCCGGACCTGGCACTGGTGTTCAACGAAGGCCCCGACTATGCGGCTGCGGGTGTGTTCACCAGCAACCAGATCAAGGCCGCGCCGGTGCTATGGTCCCAGCAGGTGCTCACCACCGGTCGACTGCGCGCCGTCATCCTGAACTCCGGTGGCGCCAACGCGTGCACGGGTGCGCCGGGCTTTCAGGATGCCCACGCCACCGCCGAGGGGGTGGCCGCCGCCCTGAGCGATTGGGGCACCGAGACCGGTGCCATCGAGGTCGCCGTGTGCTCCACGGGCCTGATCGGTGACCGGTTGCCGATGGACAAGGTGCTGGCCGGCGTGACCGAGATCGTGCACGAGTTGGCCGGTGGCCTGACCGGCGGCGAGGACGCGGCCCGGGCCATCATGACCACCGACACCGTGCCCAAACAGGTTGCGCTGCATCATTCGGTGGCGTCGGGGGAGAACTGGGTCCTCGGCGGGATGGCCAAGGGTGCCGGGATGATGGCGCCCTCGTTGGCCACCATGCTGGTGGTGCTGACCACCGACGCCGTGGCCAGTGCGGATGCGTTGAACTCCGCGCTGCGCCGGGCATCCACACTGACCTTCGACCGCCTCGACATCGACGGCAGCTGTTCCACCAACGACACGGTGCTGCTGCTGGCTTCCGGTGCCAGCGAGATCCAGCCCAGCCAAAGCGATCTCGACGATGCGGTGCTGCGGGTGTGCGAAGACCTGTGCACGCAGCTGCAGGCCGATGCCGAAGGCGTCACCAAACGCGTCGTCATCACCGTCACCGGTGCGGTCAGCGAGCAGGAAGCCGTCGTCGCGGCCCGGGCCATCGCGCGCGACAGCCTGGTCAAGACCGCGCTGTTCGGCTCCGACCCGAACTGGGGCCGGGTGCTGGCTGCCGTCGGCATCGCCCCGGTCACCCTTGATCCGCAACGGATCAGCGTGTCGTTCAACGGATCACCGGTGTGCATCGACGGTGCCGGGGCGCCGGGAGCGCGCGAGGTGGATCTGTCCGGTGAGGACATCGCCGTCGTCGTCGACCTGGCCGTCGGTGACGCGTCGGCATCCGTGCGGACCACGGACCTGTCGCACGCCTACGTCGAAGAGAACTCGGCCTACAGTTCATGA
- the argB gene encoding acetylglutamate kinase: MSLPTPIKAQVLAAALPWLKQLHGKIVVVKYGGNAMTDETLKAAFAADMVFLRNCGIHPVVVHGGGPQISAMLKKLGIAGDFKGGFRVTTPEVLDVARMVLFGQVGRELVNLINAHGAYAVGVTGEDAQLFTAVRRSVNVDGVATDIGLVGDVEHVNAGSLLDLIAAGRIPVVSTIAPDVDGVVHNINADTAAAALAEALGAEKLVMLTDVEGLYTDWPDRDSLVSEIDAGALAELLPRLESGMVPKIEACLRAVAGGVPSAHVIDGRVEHCVLVELFTDEGTGTKVVPK, encoded by the coding sequence ATGAGCTTGCCCACGCCGATAAAAGCTCAGGTGCTGGCGGCGGCGTTGCCGTGGCTCAAGCAACTGCACGGCAAGATCGTCGTCGTCAAGTACGGCGGCAACGCCATGACCGACGAGACGCTCAAAGCCGCCTTCGCCGCCGACATGGTGTTTCTGCGCAATTGCGGCATCCACCCTGTGGTGGTGCACGGCGGTGGCCCGCAGATCAGCGCCATGCTCAAAAAGCTCGGTATCGCGGGCGATTTCAAGGGCGGCTTCCGGGTGACCACGCCCGAGGTGCTCGATGTGGCCCGCATGGTGCTGTTCGGCCAGGTGGGCCGCGAGCTGGTCAACCTGATCAACGCGCACGGCGCATATGCGGTCGGGGTCACCGGTGAGGACGCTCAGCTGTTCACGGCGGTACGACGCAGTGTGAACGTCGACGGTGTCGCCACCGACATCGGCCTGGTCGGCGACGTCGAGCACGTCAACGCCGGGTCGCTGCTGGATCTCATTGCCGCAGGGCGGATTCCAGTGGTGTCGACCATCGCCCCCGATGTCGACGGGGTAGTGCACAACATCAACGCCGACACCGCGGCGGCCGCACTGGCCGAGGCGCTCGGCGCGGAGAAGCTCGTGATGCTCACCGATGTCGAAGGGCTGTACACCGACTGGCCCGACCGCGACTCCCTGGTCAGCGAAATCGACGCGGGCGCACTCGCCGAGCTGCTGCCGCGCCTGGAATCGGGCATGGTGCCCAAGATCGAGGCCTGCCTGCGCGCCGTGGCAGGCGGCGTGCCCAGCGCCCACGTGATCGACGGCCGCGTCGAACACTGCGTGCTGGTCGAACTGTTCACCGATGAAGGAACCGGAACGAAAGTGGTGCCGAAGTGA